Within Rhododendron vialii isolate Sample 1 chromosome 12a, ASM3025357v1, the genomic segment CCCAATATCCTGAACTCTGGAAAACGACAGAGTTTCTTGCAGTTTCATTTTACCTCACATGTACATTTATCATTTTACATCACATGCACATCGTAATCATATAATACAACTACGCGTTGAATACCACTAGCAAGATTTGACTGACAAGCAATCCCTGAGCAGGCCACCGTTTTATCATTGTCCATCTTGTTTTTGCTGTGTAAAAGAAGTGCCATGATGTCAACAGGGTTGTGTATGTTTATTTGTACCTTCTTCGTTATTGGCGACCCTCTCAGTGTCGAATTATCTATTGTTCAATCAGTGTTTTAGGCATGAGTGACAGGACAATTCTATCTATGCTAGAGCTTCTCCATCCACGAACATGGGAGGTAGCCTCGACTCCCTTGATCAGCACAGGGGCACTCCCCAGAGTGTTATTATTTTACACCCTAAGTTATATTTCCATCTTAACGTCCcccagaaaacaacaaaaagaaaatggaaaaagaaattaagTGAGAAAGGAACCAACTGCGATTTCTCCGATTAGGAATTACATTGTTCCTACATGGAATGAAGATTGCATTGTCAAGAAACTTGAGAGGCTCAATTCACAAACCAAAAATCACTCCATGTTGCCATTGGAAAGAAATACCCAACCATCATCCTCGAAAAGGGATGAATAATGTCAAAATTGAAGCTGACTCCATGGCAGCTGGGAAGCTTAGAAATGAAGGGTCCCCCACATAATCAAATTAATGGGGAAGATGCAAAAATGGTCCTCACAAGGACCAAAGTACACCCCGCCCACAGACCTATCGGCAAGATAATCAAACGGCGATCAATCTCATGCGTCTGGGAGATGAACCAGCAGAGGAACTAGTGGTCACGGGACAAGTTCCTCCTTCAGCAAGGGAGTATTTGATCGCAGATAGCCTAGGAGTGGGGCAGTTTAGAACCTTAGTCCCTTGTTTTAATTGCGTTGCTTTAGTTTGCTCAATGCTACTGTTCGGTTGTAATGACCTTTTTATCTCTTTAGTTTAatcctaagtcacataatatGCGTGCGtgagcgggagcgggagcgcAAATGCGAGTGTAGAGTGGAAGCATCTTTGAACACATACCAACCTACTAAAATTAGGGAAAGCGAGGATCGAGAGCGAGAGTATACtctgaaggattatgtgactaaggtttAATGTATCAATTTCCccttaccaaaaaataaataaattaagaatCAGTGCATTGTATAACCATGCTGGTTATGCAATAAAGGAAATGCTGAAGCAGCCACCCAAAAATAAAGACATAAAAGAACTCAAGTGTTTACCTAGACGGATCCCCATGAGCAGCCAACCAAGGCTCCACCAACGACGCTCCTAATCCATCAGTAAGCTGCTGCTGTCGCCGACGACCATCAAACCTCCTAAAATCCCCACCATCACGACCAACACAATCCGCCAAATTCGCCTGCTTCCCCAACCAATTCAGCACCGCCACTCCGTCCTCGAACGCCACCGGATACCGATTCTCCGGCGCAAGCCTGTATCcgaccgccaccaccaccgcgtCCAACAACCTTGCCATCCGCCTGCAAAACAAGTCATTAGCTACCCCATCATTCCTCCCGCTCACAAACCCCCCGCCGTGGAACTGCACGACGATCGGCAGCTTCCGGTAGAGGTTACGGCGGCGCGGGTTGTCGACGGCGGGGGCGTAACCGGAAGTCTTGGAAACAACAACAGAGGTGGGGGCGGTGTTGGGGAGGAAGATTCGGACGGAGAGGCAGGTGAAGGGGTCGATGTGGATGTCCTTGGTAGCGACGCCGTCGGGGGCGGAGAAGGTGGGGTTAGAGGCGGCGGTGGGTTCCTCGGGGCGGGCGGTGGTGCCGAAGGGGTGGGTGGGGTTGGAGTAGAGGAGGGAGgattggattagggtttgtaaTTGGCGTTTTAGGAGGAACTTGAAGAGGACGCTGTAGAGCTTCACCGTTACGCTAGGCATgtggacagagagagagagagaagagagagagagagaagagagagaattgggtttggggttttattttatttgttaaggGAACATCGACTATGAGAGACATATTCAATTCAAAGACCCTGTGTTGTATCGTGTTGACATTTTGAAGCAGGGCGTCTTCTAGACAGAGAGAGTATTCGTTGGCGAGATGAGGGACTTGTTTGTGTATGACGccattgatgatgatgatgatgatgatgatgatgatgagagaaCGGACCTATTCCATTCAACGACCTGTATCAAAATACAGGACGacggagagggagagggagaggcgGCTTTGATTTTGAACAGTCTTTGTTATTAGAGCATGTGCACAAGAATAGGTAAAAAGGCATTTGAGCTGTTATAGCTCACCAAAATGAGAGAAGTTGTCTACACCAGACTCTGCAAACACTTCGGTAGAAAAGCTTAAGCCACTGTACCTCTCTTCTTTTGCCGAGGTACTGTTCACGAGCAAACGAGTAATttattaatctctctctctctctctctgtgtgcgcGTGCAAATGAGAAAGTCGGCAAGGATCTGATCTACCGTCGTTTGGGTTTCCGTCGAGTACGATCTTCTATTGTCTTCACTGTTTCTCGTCAATCTCTCGTTTTTCTTCAACCTTCTTTGTCCTTTCCGATTGATTGACGATCTGGTTTTGGGCGTGTGGGTTTTAAAGCATCGATCGACGTCGATCTCCAGTGGCGAGGTCCGGCGTTGTTCAACGATCGATGTGGGTTTtaagaaacagaagaagaaaacatataTATCTACGGGGTGTGGGTGTATAGGTGTATATGAGTATATGCATATATTGGTGCCTatatatatgattatatatactctttttgtattattttatgATAGTTTATAGATATGGAGAAAATATAGTAGAGAGGCTGGTGCAGGGAGGGAGAAAAAGTGAATAGGTAGAATAGAAATTGTGCCTTTTTCATTAGGTATTTTTGCTAACATTGGTGTACATGTTCTTAGGTCctttccggaaaccttcttaaaaaataagtatttattttaaaacttttcaaagaaaaataagaagggtcattccacaaaattcaaataaaaaatttatttcacattttcaaactcaaaaataatgtaaatgaaaaaaaattcaattttttttgcaccgtattaaagatctcaatgagatctatcaaataagatccatattaataagaaaattatttgcataagcacatgatttttgatcttgaaattaccttcttaaaaaataaagagttgtGCTATAAGTAATGGGCGccgaggagggaaatcgtaccgacggccgcacTGTGcggtctccggccaccggacggtcaatccgagccgtccaaaaattctaaaaaaaaaaaccgttgggGCTATcacgagaatcaacggcatccgaggtgtgtaaggtgcttgattcgagcacccatttttcgtgtgaaatcatatacacgaaaaaggggtgctcggatcaagcatcaTACActcctcggatgccgttgattctcacgtaAGCCTCCTCGGTTTTTTATTATagaatttttagacggctcgaatcggtcgtccggtgaccggagacggcccagcaCGGTCGTCTGTACGATTTCCCTTCCCGGCGCTcatggtacctatataaattctaaaaaaatatgtacattcttcttatttttgtggaacaagccttattattgaacaaaaaataaattcttattcaCGTTCTGGAACAAGCCCTTAGTGGAAAATATTACTTCTTCATGGCCGTTCCATGAAGAAGAAATGTTTATAGTAAAGCCGGGTAACGGACACGAAACACGATAGCACGACACAAATctgacacgaagttagcgggttagggttgaataTTTCaaacacgaaacacgaaaataacACGACTCAAGAACACGAATCCTAAatggttcgggttcgggttaaatacgcgagacacgaaattgacacgactaacacggttactaatctgtgtcacccattaacacgaacacacacacacacacacacacacatatatatatatatatataatatggtatatctgtaattctatatagagttaggcGACGGACACGATCACACGACACGAATcagacacgaagttaacgggttagtgttgagcatttctgacacttaacacgaaaatgacacgactcgagaaacacgaattctgcATGAGTCTGGTTTGGGTTCGGtggtttgtgacacgaacccgactgacACGATACGAATACGACCTGccacgacctgttacccaggtctagtTTACAGTGCCCAAAGAACGTCGCGTTTCGGGCaggaaaaatttgaaaataggcAACACATTTCCCAAGCTACAACTacttaaatattaaaaaaaattatcttagGACTTTCATATAAGAATcctaagatagctgtagaaccaaatgaaaagcaaatacttaattacGAAAGTtctagagcaaaaaattaatcatgaccctataagataaaatgatcagaaaattaagatTCGTTCtaattcaaacgaattaaaaattaaagcacttaattttttaatatttaagcGGTTGTGGTTTGGGGAACGTGTCActtgttttcaaattttttctacCCAAAACGGCACCGTTCTTTGGGCGCTTTAAACATTTCTTCACATAAAAGCCGAGAAGAAGTTAATCTCCAAAAACAAACTAGCCTAAAACTCTAATAAAACCCTAATCAATAGATTAATTTTTTCACGGCCATTCCGTGAAGAAATATTTACAACGCCCATAGAACGGTGCCATTTTGGgaaggaaaaattgaaaacaggTGACACGTTTCCCCAAGCCATAACtgtttaaatattaaaaaaaatgattaaaaaattaagtgatctaatttttaattcgtttgaaccagtaaaaagatattattttttttatcatattattctatagggtcatgattaatttttggctATAGAACTTTCgtaattaagtatttgtttttcatttagTTCTATAGCTATTTTAGAGCTCTCATATGAGAGTCTTAGAGTGAAAATCTAATCATGACCCtataggataaaatgatcaaaaaaatgagattttcgcacagattcaaacggattgaaattagagcatttaaattttttactgcgtatatcttaaaaaatatatttaaaaaattaagtgacccaattttcaattcgtttgaatcggtgcgaagatctcatttttctgatcattttatcctataGGGTCATGATTAGATTTTGGCTCTGAGATTCtcatatgagagccctaagatagctgtagaaccaaatgaaaagaaaatacttaaTTACGAAAattctagagtcaaaaattaatcatgaccctatatgataaaatgatcaaaaaaataagattttcgcattggtttaaatggattaaaaattgaagcacttaattttttaatatttaagcGGTTGTGGCTTGGGGAACATGTCACCggttttcaaatttttcctGCCCAAAACGGCGCCGTTCTTTAGACGCTCTAAACATTTCTTCACGGAACGGCGGTGGAGAAGTTAATCTATAGTGGAAATTACGTTTTAGCGGTGATTGAAGCAAACAATTCACAAGTGATGGATAGgttttttgaaattaagaagtgatgtaaaggaaaagaattatTCCGAATACATGGTGTTGAAAACACACTCAGACAAAACTATCCTTCTCATCTATACTATGCCGTTTCAACCACCCAccactccccccccccccccacaataacaaagacaagaaataaaacCTGCAATCTCACTCTCTTAAATCAAtcgtctccctctctcctctctctctctctctctctctctctctctctgtgttgcTCCCCGACTCAATCTCACTATCTCTCACTTTGCTCTCCGATCGtttccctccccctctctctctcgctcgctctGTTGCACAAGAGTGGGTGAGTTGATAGATTTCAACTGAAATTCGCGTGAAGTGGTAGGATTAAGTTTGATTTTTCAGTTCCATTGTTTGAGTTCATTTAGATGACTGGCAGAGCATCTCTAAGGTTTGTTAATTCTCTAattctctttattttagttCTAATTTCGGTGGATTGCAATTTTCTTGCTTCTAAGCTTCATAAAATGTTACgcaacaaaagaaattaaaaagttgtATGCGATTGATATTAAGTGTTTCGAGAGGCCAGTCACCTTTGTTGACAATAACTTGATTAGTGCTTATGTTGAGAGGGGCTGATTTAACTGACGTGCGCAATGTGTTTGGTAAAATGTCGCAACGAAATGTTGTATCTTGGACTGCTATTCTTAATGTGTATGTGAGGTTTGGGTTAGAAGATGAAACCTTATGGGTGTTGAAGGACTGCTATTCTTAACTCACCAGGTTTATTTACAGTAGTTATATGGTTTCGGCCCACCTCCACCATTCTGCAATTCCTTATATGGTTTCGATCATCTAGTTCATGCATAAAGTTTATGCTTCCCTTCTAGCTGGTTTAGGCGGGATGTGAGTTTTACTCCAGTTTACTTGCACTTCTCTTTGATTTGAACATGAGTTTTGTGCTGCAGTGATTTCATGTGCAGATATCTTTGTGATGGCACATTCAAAGAGAGAAGCCAGGAAATCAGTAGTACGACCTCTCAAGGGGAAGGTCCAATGGAAACCAAGTGGTTTCGCTTTTTATGTGTGAATTTTAAAAGATTATATTTTATGTTATTTGTTATCCCCCTTACCTATTGACCACCCAATACTCGGTTAAATGCAGAAAGGATATGACTAATGGTTTAAAGGATTCATATGGAAAAGACAATATTATAAAACAACTGGAGGTTAGGATTGAGGGATGGAAATAATTTGTATTGTTTTTATCAATACCATTTTTTAATGTTGTCCATGATATTCATTTCCTTTGTAGGTGATGGCAGCCATGTCGGAATGGTAGCATGAGGGATTGGGGCGAAAACACTACGACAAAACCTTTAAGGGATCGAGCGATGAGGAAGAGAATGATGATGAGGAAGCGAGCGAATAAGAGGCCAACAATTGTCCACCCCctccaaagaagaagaagattaaaggcgagaataaaaagaagaagaaagtgtaGGTATGTCAATCTGAGGCCAACAATTGACCACCCAATACTTGCTATGAAGAATTGTATTATTAGTGCTCTTGCATGTCCTAGTTTGGGTAAAGCTTTTTTATATTCTTTGTTCAATTTGAGTGCAGTATATATTCATGCTTTACTTCTAACAATCTAGAGATCAGTTGCTTGTCCTTGTAACCATGTTTTCAGCACATACCACAAGTTTGACGTCACCATGATTTGGATTTCGTCTGTCTAAATACCCATATTGAGCATTATTTACGCCAATCGAATTGTAGAACACTTAGTGGGAGAAATAAATATGGTCAATTAATGTACCCTCATGACATTTGTTGACTTGGTGAGATTGCTCGAGTCTTGCATAAGCTAACAGTTCTCCTCTTTACATTTACTATCATAAGAGAATAACTAAAagttaataatcaaaagttgtcacgtcatcttttggttatctatttaTGGAGTTGTTAagattagcaatgtagaggtccacaatggtacaatcaaaattgaataaccaaaaattTCCACATCACCTTATCagcttataaaaatctaaaaattgtgacatagaaaatattttttttaaatagttttcaaactaataaaaacatgttattagaaaaagagaaaatagtttttttgaaaactttgattaaaaaaaacagtttaaaaaaagtttttgaaaagaagaacattttttgaaacaaaaaagtttaaataaaaaaattgttttgaaataaacaatttttgcaaaaaaaaaattggaaaaacagtttaaataaaaaaaaggttttgcaaaaaaataaaaactgtttttaaaagtatttttcttagaaatatgttaaaaatggaagagagggaatgtttttgtgtaatgatggtgtacttgatttaGAAAATGTggggacaactaaatttgattattggcaaaaggttccttgttttgattattcaagagccaaaatttgatgagttgataaaaggttgctaagtttggttatttcaatgtaagctcttttttgagcaaatgttgctaatcttagcaaccttttggttttgattatgccactatGGATGCTCTAATGATAGTGTCATTTGCTGCATATGAGAATATGTTTGACTTGCTGGATGACTGAATTTTTACTCCAAATATGAAAGAAGAGTGGAAGATTGGACATTTGTGAATATAATGAAAGTCATTATGGCCATTGAGTGTAATGTAATCATTCCTTCCCTTTTTTCTGTTTAGGAAAATGTGGCATAATGTTTGATGCAAACCTTAATGTACTAAATACAAACCCTATAATTGTTTTTCATGTTTATACTTACAACCTTTTATAAAGACAAGGTGTTCCCCAAGAAAATTCGTTGCTTTGATTTGTAGTTTGATTGAAGACCAAGTTGATGCAATCAAGAATTTTAATCCATTCCATACTCTACTCGATGTCAAATGTGCACATTTGCATAGAGCCTTTGCCATGCAGTTGGTGCAATGTTTTAATCCAGACAATTGCAGCA encodes:
- the LOC131309985 gene encoding probable carboxylesterase 16, whose amino-acid sequence is MPSVTVKLYSVLFKFLLKRQLQTLIQSSLLYSNPTHPFGTTARPEEPTAASNPTFSAPDGVATKDIHIDPFTCLSVRIFLPNTAPTSVVVSKTSGYAPAVDNPRRRNLYRKLPIVVQFHGGGFVSGRNDGVANDLFCRRMARLLDAVVVAVGYRLAPENRYPVAFEDGVAVLNWLGKQANLADCVGRDGGDFRRFDGRRRQQQLTDGLGASLVEPWLAAHGDPSRCVLLGVSCGANIADYVAQKAVEAGKLLDPVRVVAQVLMYPFFIGSIPTRSEIRLSNSYFYDKDMSILAWKLFLREEEFDLDHPAANPLLLKRRQTPLKDMPPTLTVVAEHDWMRDRAIGYSEELRKVNVDAPHLDYKDTVHGFATLDVLLKTPQAQACAEDIAIWVKKYISLRGHEFSY